The following coding sequences lie in one Aquabacterium olei genomic window:
- a CDS encoding glycosyltransferase family 2 protein has translation MPTYNGGAYLREAIESVMRQRYQQWELLVSDDGSSDGTRDYLLQLKDPRIRVFLQEKNLGIFGNLNFLFQQVKTDIVQILCQDDWLTDEYALESCLNEWSILPEDVAFMRANHGSDFSSKDGGAFEAQWLPRIVDPGISDLYFLMFGCIPGNLSNVSLRTEIVAKHGWFDQRLPYAGDFDFWSRVGRSQRWVVSAVRVSTIRTHQNQASKTLNKVGELMPQMGELLRRLYSKVDERGLIDWRVRVAMQIVYVSQQRWAGLRSRMKTGSWSYMKHVNKYIGRGPWEIGVVFGWLIFLLSGGGRWFKKAAIGAVLSRHQGHLVR, from the coding sequence ATGCCAACGTATAACGGCGGAGCCTATCTGCGTGAAGCAATTGAATCGGTGATGAGGCAACGGTATCAGCAGTGGGAGTTGCTCGTCAGCGATGACGGCTCAAGCGACGGAACACGAGATTATTTGCTGCAATTAAAAGACCCTCGTATTCGAGTCTTTCTGCAAGAAAAGAATCTCGGGATCTTCGGTAATCTCAACTTCTTGTTTCAGCAGGTAAAGACGGATATCGTCCAAATCCTTTGCCAAGACGATTGGCTAACAGACGAATATGCCCTTGAATCATGCCTAAATGAGTGGTCGATCTTGCCGGAGGATGTTGCCTTCATGCGGGCAAACCACGGCTCAGACTTCTCATCGAAGGACGGCGGGGCATTTGAGGCTCAATGGTTGCCCCGAATTGTGGATCCAGGCATATCTGATCTTTACTTCCTCATGTTCGGATGCATTCCTGGTAACCTATCCAATGTATCGCTGCGCACAGAAATCGTAGCCAAGCATGGTTGGTTTGACCAGAGGTTGCCTTATGCCGGAGACTTTGATTTCTGGAGTCGCGTGGGCCGCAGCCAGCGGTGGGTGGTCTCCGCGGTGCGCGTTTCGACTATCCGTACGCACCAGAACCAGGCGTCCAAAACGCTGAACAAGGTTGGTGAATTAATGCCTCAGATGGGCGAACTGCTGCGCCGGTTGTACTCTAAGGTGGATGAGCGCGGACTGATCGATTGGCGCGTGCGGGTTGCGATGCAAATTGTTTATGTTAGTCAGCAGCGCTGGGCCGGGCTTCGAAGTAGGATGAAAACCGGATCATGGTCCTACATGAAGCACGTGAATAAGTATATTGGCAGGGGCCCATGGGAGATCGGGGTGGTATTTGGGTGGTTGATTTTCCTTCTTTCCGGTGGCGGCCGTTGGTTTAAAAAGGCAGCAATCGGGGCAGTGCTTAGCAGGCACCAGGGGCACTTGGTACGCTGA
- the rfbA gene encoding glucose-1-phosphate thymidylyltransferase RfbA, with product MSKTRKGLILAGGSGTRLHPATLAISKQLLPVYDKPMIYYPLSTLMLAGIRDILVISTPQDTPRFQALLGDGSQWGLNLQYCVQPSPDGLAQAFILGRDFVGGAPSALVLGDNIYYGHDLQRQLLSANGRTEGASVFAYHVHDPERYGVVEFDQAKRALSIEEKPKAPKSNYAVTGLYFYDEQVCDIAASIQPSPRGELEITDVNARYLAQGQLNVEIMGRGYAWLDTGTHDSLMEAGQFIATLEKRQGLKVACLEEIAYRSGWISAADLERMAQPMLKNGYGQYLLKVLNETIY from the coding sequence GCTCGGGCACGCGCCTGCACCCGGCCACGCTGGCCATCAGCAAACAGCTGCTGCCGGTGTACGACAAGCCGATGATCTATTACCCGCTCAGCACCCTGATGCTGGCAGGCATCCGCGACATCCTGGTCATCAGCACCCCGCAGGACACCCCGCGCTTCCAGGCCCTGCTGGGCGACGGCAGCCAGTGGGGCTTGAATCTGCAATACTGCGTGCAGCCCAGCCCCGACGGTCTGGCCCAGGCCTTCATTCTCGGCCGCGACTTCGTGGGCGGTGCCCCCAGTGCCCTGGTGCTGGGCGACAACATCTACTACGGCCATGACCTTCAGCGCCAGCTGCTGAGCGCCAATGGGCGCACCGAAGGCGCCAGCGTGTTCGCCTACCACGTGCACGACCCGGAGCGCTACGGCGTGGTCGAGTTCGATCAGGCCAAGCGGGCCCTGAGCATCGAGGAAAAGCCGAAGGCGCCGAAGAGCAACTACGCCGTGACGGGCCTCTACTTCTACGACGAGCAGGTGTGCGACATCGCCGCATCCATCCAGCCCAGCCCTCGCGGCGAACTCGAGATCACCGACGTGAACGCCCGCTACCTGGCGCAGGGCCAGCTCAACGTCGAGATCATGGGCCGCGGCTATGCCTGGCTCGACACCGGCACGCACGACAGCCTGATGGAAGCCGGGCAGTTCATCGCCACCCTGGAAAAGCGCCAGGGCCTCAAAGTGGCCTGCCTGGAAGAAATTGCCTACCGTTCGGGCTGGATCTCGGCGGCCGACCTCGAGCGTATGGCCCAGCCGATGCTGAAGAACGGCTATGGGCAGTACCTGCTGAAAGTCCTCAACGAGACGATTTATTGA
- the rfbC gene encoding dTDP-4-dehydrorhamnose 3,5-epimerase has product MKFIETDLHDVLIIEPAVFSDDRGWFMESFNQTRFESELARLGRPVPKPFIQDNHSCSRKGVLRGMHYQLAPRAQGKLVRVVKGAAFDVAVDIRKDSRTFGKWVGVKLTAGNCRQLWIPEGFAHGFLSLEDETHFLYKTTDTYSKDHERGIRWDDPQIGINWPISTPDYLAPKDAAAPTLAEVHFSELG; this is encoded by the coding sequence ATGAAATTCATCGAAACAGATCTACATGATGTCCTGATAATTGAGCCGGCTGTATTTAGCGACGATCGAGGCTGGTTCATGGAGAGTTTCAACCAAACACGATTCGAAAGCGAACTGGCGAGGCTTGGCAGACCTGTCCCCAAGCCATTTATACAGGACAACCACTCATGCAGCCGGAAAGGTGTACTAAGGGGGATGCACTACCAGCTCGCGCCCCGTGCGCAGGGAAAACTGGTTCGTGTGGTCAAGGGCGCAGCATTTGATGTAGCAGTCGACATTCGCAAGGACTCACGCACATTCGGGAAATGGGTTGGAGTCAAGCTGACAGCAGGCAATTGCAGACAATTATGGATTCCAGAGGGCTTCGCGCATGGATTCCTCTCGCTCGAGGATGAAACGCACTTTCTCTACAAAACAACAGACACTTATTCAAAAGATCACGAACGCGGCATCCGATGGGATGATCCGCAAATTGGAATCAATTGGCCGATAAGCACCCCTGATTACTTGGCACCCAAAGATGCAGCAGCACCAACCCTCGCAGAAGTACATTTCTCTGAGTTGGGCTGA